Part of the Ignavibacterium album JCM 16511 genome, TAACCTAAAGAGTTTATTTGCTATGAACATTCCTCATCTCCTGATAATTATTTTATTACCTTATAAATATTACTATGAACTGCTGACAAATGAAATCGGTTAACTTCTGAAAAATCAAAATCTGAACCAGCAGAATAATTCTTTTTTGCAGAAAATGTTAAGTCTTTTATATCAAAAGATGTTAAAATTTCAATAAAGGTTGGTAAGATTTACTCAACGCTGATTAAACGGCATTAGTTTTACCGGTTATCATCTGCCAGAGAGTCATCATAATAATTTGCAGATCAAGTTTGAATGACCAGTTCTCGATATACCATAAGTCATATTTAATTCTCTGCAAAGTTCTTTTTCTGTTTTCTTCTTCGTTGGGAACATCACCCCGAAATCCGTGAACCTGTGCCCAACCTGTTATTCCGGGTTTTACATTGTGCCTCAACTTAATTGCTTCAAAGTATTCGCTGTACTTATTATGAAACGGAATTGGATGAGGTCTTGGACCCACAACCGACATTTCACCTTTCAATACATTAAAGAACTGAGGAAGCTCATCAATATTAGATTTTCTTAAAAACTTTCCGATTGGTGTAACACGCGGATCGTTTTCGGTAACAGGATTGAACTCAATTTTCTGCATTCCGGTTTTCATCGTTCTGAACTTATAACATTTAAATTTCTGATCTCGCACGCCAACTCTTTCCTGCAAATAAAAAACTGAACCTTTCGAGTTGAGTTTAATTAACAATGCGATAAGCGGAAACAACCAGCTGAAAATGAAAACTATTACGAACAAAGAAAAGAATATATCGAAACTTCGCTTCAGAAATCTTCTGCTTGCTTCTTCAAGAGGTTCATCGCGTGCAGTGATAACAGGAAATGAACCTATTGAACTTACCTGAAAACGATTTGAAAGAAATCTGAAATAATCGGGAATGAGATGAACTTTCACAGCATTTATATTACAAACGCGGATTATTTCATCAAGTTGGGAAGTTTCTTCTTCAGGCAAAGTAATTACAACATCATCAACCTGAAAGGATTTAAGAATCTTATCAAGTTCGGAAATTTTTCCAAGATAATTTTCTTCTGACTTTTCATCGTCAACGAAACCGATAAATCTGTAACCGAATTCCGGCACATCACAAATAGTTTCTTTAAAATTTTTACCTGTTTCACCTGTGCCAATTATAATCAGATTACGAACACTAATTCCTTTTTTGTGTAACTCCTTAAGTGATTTTTTAAAGATGATTGTCCGGACACTTATCGCAATTGTCAGAAAGACCCCAAGATAAACAATGAAGTTTCTTGTGAATAAATCTTCTTTTACAAAAAAGATAAAAGCGATAGTAATTAAAACCTGAACAACCGAGCTTTTAACAATATTGAAGAACTGAGTTGAAAATCTTCGTGTAAAAAAATCATTATAAAATCCGGAAAGATTTGTGTAAAAGTACCAGACAAGATTAAGCAGAGCAAGAAGTATAAACATATAATTGCGCTGAAGCAGAATTTCCAACGACTGTGCAAGAACGGCAGATAGAATAAAAACAAGATTAAGCAAAATCAAATCACTAAGTAATCTGGCGATGTTAATTGTTCTTTTGTTTACAATCATCTTCTGTTTTTCTTTCCAAAAAATTGTTCAATCTTTTCATCAACATAATTTTTCATATTCTCTTCGAATATTTGTCGGCTGTATTTCTTTGTATGCTCTGCAATTTCCTTATGATTAAAAGTATGTT contains:
- a CDS encoding undecaprenyl-phosphate glucose phosphotransferase — encoded protein: MIVNKRTINIARLLSDLILLNLVFILSAVLAQSLEILLQRNYMFILLALLNLVWYFYTNLSGFYNDFFTRRFSTQFFNIVKSSVVQVLITIAFIFFVKEDLFTRNFIVYLGVFLTIAISVRTIIFKKSLKELHKKGISVRNLIIIGTGETGKNFKETICDVPEFGYRFIGFVDDEKSEENYLGKISELDKILKSFQVDDVVITLPEEETSQLDEIIRVCNINAVKVHLIPDYFRFLSNRFQVSSIGSFPVITARDEPLEEASRRFLKRSFDIFFSLFVIVFIFSWLFPLIALLIKLNSKGSVFYLQERVGVRDQKFKCYKFRTMKTGMQKIEFNPVTENDPRVTPIGKFLRKSNIDELPQFFNVLKGEMSVVGPRPHPIPFHNKYSEYFEAIKLRHNVKPGITGWAQVHGFRGDVPNEEENRKRTLQRIKYDLWYIENWSFKLDLQIIMMTLWQMITGKTNAV